From Candidatus Binatia bacterium:
CCGAGAGGCTCCGGCAATATCGGCTCGGTCGCGCGGGCGATGAAAAACATGGGGCTCAGCGACCTCGCCATCGTCGGCCGCGGACGGACCGAGAGTTTTTGGGCAAGGGCGATGGCCGTTCACGCCAAAGACATGCTCAAAACCGCGCGACGCTTCGCCACCTTGCGCGAAGCCGTGGCCGACTGCGGCCTAGTCGTCGGCACGACCTGCCGCGGCGGCCTCTACCGGGAGCACAGCCGCTCGCCGCGAAAGACGGCGCCGGAGATCCTCGCCGCGGCGCGCTCGGGAAAATGCGCTCTCGTTTTCGGCCCGGAAGATCACGGCCTCGACAACGACGATCTCAAATGCTGCCAGTTGCTGGTCACGATTCCGACCGATGCGGCTTACCCGTCGCTCAACCTGGCGCAGGCGGTGACGATTTGCCTGTATGAACTCTTTCTCGCCGCCATGGAAAATGTTCCGGCGGAAGAGATCGAGCGCGCTCCGGCTGAAGACGTGGAGCGGCTCTTCGACAGGATGAAAGCCTCGATGCTTGAGATCGGCTACCTCGATTCACAAAATCCCGAGCACATCCTCTTCGCCTTTCGCCGCATCCTCGGCCGCGCGGGCCTGGAGGAGAAAGACGTGCGCATCCTGACCGGCCTCTTCCGCCAGATCCAATGGTACGCCGCCGAAGGCTGGAAAG
This genomic window contains:
- a CDS encoding RNA methyltransferase, whose translation is MLKTIRIVLVAPRGSGNIGSVARAMKNMGLSDLAIVGRGRTESFWARAMAVHAKDMLKTARRFATLREAVADCGLVVGTTCRGGLYREHSRSPRKTAPEILAAARSGKCALVFGPEDHGLDNDDLKCCQLLVTIPTDAAYPSLNLAQAVTICLYELFLAAMENVPAEEIERAPAEDVERLFDRMKASMLEIGYLDSQNPEHILFAFRRILGRAGLEEKDVRILTGLFRQIQWYAAEGWKVVAEKKRKGLKIR